TGTCACCTCAGCGGCCTATGGGAACTTCTATCGGCATGCCCATTGTAGTTTTAACAATGACTTTACCTATGTTTGCAGAACGCGCAGGCAGCTTGCTCTCAATGGATGAAAGTATTGTAACAGCATTTTCTGCCAGGTCTTCAGCCTTCATGTCCTCTGTGCCTATGGCCACCATTATTACGGGCTGGTCCTTGATCCTTGCCAGCACCGTGTTCTTGTACCTCGTCACCAGGGCCTTAATGGCGCTACCAGAGGGTATAGGGACGGGGATTTTACCCCTCGGGCCAAGCGCTGGCCCAAGAACCTTTCCAACAATACCCATTAACTCGGGTTTTACTAGTATCCAGTCGCACACGGATACCACCTTTCTTGCCTGCTTTTTGCTCATATCACGTAGTTCAGTGCTCAGTATTACCTTGTAGGCGCCAGCCTCTTTGGCGCTCTCGGCGATGTCCGCGTCTCCCACCACGCACACTCTGAGGTCCTTCCCCCTACCCCTAGGTAGGGGTACGGCTTCTCTAATCTTAAGTTGTGGGGATTTTATGTCAACGTCTTTTAGCACAACTATTAGTTCAACGCTTTGTTTAAAACCACGTCCCTTGCCAAGCTCTATAGCCCTTTCTATTGCATGAACAAGTACCTCCCTATTCACAGCTGACACCGGATCACCCCAGTTTCCTCCACTCCTCTTCATATTTCGAGATTACCTCATCGTAATAGCCTTGATCCACAAGCTTGATGACTTCTTTGGGATCTTTACTTTCAACCGTTATACCAATAGCGCGAGCTGTACCTAGAATAATTTTTACGGCTGTTTTTAATGTCTTTGCCGTAAGCTGGTCCTTTTTAATGATAGCTACCCTTATGATGTCCTCGATAGACACATCACCTATTTTTTTGTGCGCTGGGTCTCCTGAAGGTTCGCGGGCACCTGCCGCTTTCATTAGTAATGCTGTCGTGGTTGGAATGCCGACTTTTACCTCGAATTTACGTGTATCTGTATCGATTACGACTTCTACGGGCACGGACAACCCTTCGTAATCTTTTGTTGCATTGTTTATTGCATTAACGACCTCCATTATGTTCACCTTGTATGGAGATAGCGTGGGCCC
This genomic stretch from Desulfurococcaceae archaeon harbors:
- a CDS encoding 50S ribosomal protein L1, which encodes MSAVNREVLVHAIERAIELGKGRGFKQSVELIVVLKDVDIKSPQLKIREAVPLPRGRGKDLRVCVVGDADIAESAKEAGAYKVILSTELRDMSKKQARKVVSVCDWILVKPELMGIVGKVLGPALGPRGKIPVPIPSGSAIKALVTRYKNTVLARIKDQPVIMVAIGTEDMKAEDLAENAVTILSSIESKLPARSANIGKVIVKTTMGMPIEVPIGR
- a CDS encoding 50S ribosomal protein L11 codes for the protein MVDTVKKTLRFIVEGGKVTPGPPIGPTLSPYKVNIMEVVNAINNATKDYEGLSVPVEVVIDTDTRKFEVKVGIPTTTALLMKAAGAREPSGDPAHKKIGDVSIEDIIRVAIIKKDQLTAKTLKTAVKIILGTARAIGITVESKDPKEVIKLVDQGYYDEVISKYEEEWRKLG